The sequence AAACGGGCGACGGTGGCTTTGTGGTAACCATCGAGAACGGGCAACAATTCGCGACGCGGCGTTTGATCCTTGCCACAGGGGTGGTGGATGAGCTGCCTGAGGTTCCCGGGCTGTCAGAACGATGGGGGCAGCGAGTGTTTCATTGTCCGTATTGCCACGGATATGAACTTCACGGCGGACAAATTGGTGTATTGGCGGCATCGCCACTGGCGATTCACCATGCACTGATGCTACCGGACTGGGGGCCAACCACATTATTCCTCAACGAGGTATTCGAGCCGGATGCCGATCAGTTGGCCAATCTGACCAGGCGCGGGGTTACGGTAGTGGCAGAGCCAGTCTTGTCGGTCGGCGGAGAACAAGCCGATGTGACCCTCGCCAGCGGTCGAGTGATCAAACTTGCCGGATTGTTCACCCAGCCTCGGACCCGTATGGGCAGCCCATTGGCTGCGCAACTGGGTTGTGAGTTTGAAGCGGGTCCGACGGGCGAATTCATCAAGGTCGATGCGATGCGCGAAACCAACGTGTCCGGAGTGTTTGCCTGCGGGGATGCAGCGATAGGCGCAGGCAATGTCGCAATCGCCGTGGGGGACGGCGCACGCACGGGCTGCGCGGCACACCAGTCGCTGATGTCTCGCTGAATACGGGCGGCGGTAGACTGGCGATTACCCACGAATCAGGGTTTCCGCGTTAGGTCGGTTAAGTCGAATGCAGGTAGCTTACTGACCGGAATCCTTGTCGACGCGGCCATTGTCAAAGGGCTGAAAGCGACCGGATCCTGCCGTCACGGACGGCTGCAATGGGTCGGTAGCAGACCAATACTCCCGCTTAACTCTTCGAAAACTGAGCACATCTGTGCGGGATCCCCGGCCCCCAAGGATCAACGTTCG is a genomic window of Pseudomonas knackmussii B13 containing:
- a CDS encoding NAD(P)/FAD-dependent oxidoreductase — translated: MVHDVTIVGGSYSGISAGLQLARARRKILVLDAGQRRNRFANHSYGFLGQDGRDPGAIASEARAQLLAYPTVEWLSQPAVQAKTGDGGFVVTIENGQQFATRRLILATGVVDELPEVPGLSERWGQRVFHCPYCHGYELHGGQIGVLAASPLAIHHALMLPDWGPTTLFLNEVFEPDADQLANLTRRGVTVVAEPVLSVGGEQADVTLASGRVIKLAGLFTQPRTRMGSPLAAQLGCEFEAGPTGEFIKVDAMRETNVSGVFACGDAAIGAGNVAIAVGDGARTGCAAHQSLMSR